The genome window AACAGTTGAGCAATTTTAAAACAAGGAGGTTCCCGTTTGCTGTTCTACGATGCTATGCCTGGGTAAAAGTCACATTACCATGAAAGCCATATTACATTCGTCTCCACATCTGCATCAACACATGACAGTGCAGATGGTAACAACTGCAGCAGGGAGCTCTCATGTTGTGTTGATTTTGGCGGTTCCTGTTGAACAAAGTGTTCCCGAGCACCAGAACCCCTCACTCTCCAGCGGAAGGGTCGGTTCCCCAGGTCTtgattctgtattttttatgtaCATGACATTAAAAAAGTCACCTGACTAAAGTTAATCATCATGAATGTGTCCTTCCATTGCCCACAGTTAACCCGCACTTTGCCGTCATGTTTCTTGTTCCTCAAGTTTGTTAGACCTAGCAACCGTTACTAAGAGGGTGGATTGTTTTGCGATAATAGCAGATCGAATTATCTGTGTTAGATGGGAGAGAATGATTGTGTGGGGAGAGAGAGTCTGGTGGTGTATACGTGACATTATAAAGGGATGTGTGGGGAACTGCATGACCTCTTGAACAGTGTACATACACAATTGTGCATGCTGGTATATGTGTATAATCACATGCGTTTTAACGCGCAAACACGCAGGCAAAAAACACGgattaaacataaacaaagatgccaaacacacacacacacacacacacacacacatacacaaactgctGTTCTCGAGACGTCTCACTTTGGAGAAACATCTGAGTTGACTCTGGGATGATCTCAGAGTGCTGATCTCAGTTGTATACGTTGTCTTACTTTATGAGGTCCATTTGAGTCCTGGCTGATGAATGAGCTGTTTCCATGATTCTTACCCGGGTGGTTTTATACATGGGCTCAGCGCCATGTCGCTGTTACGTTACCACTACAATGCGACTCGTCCTCCCACCTCGCCGCTGCAGTTGTCGCTGACACCTCGCAGGTCCTTGctgactttattcccttgtttttgcATTCCATATCTCCAGCCACACACATCCCTCATCCTGCAGACTGCGCAGTACAAACAAAGTGGTTTTGTATCTCTTTCGACAATGTGTCTTGTCTAGGTCCTGGTAGATTAGCTTGTTTTATTGAAGAATGTTATGACAAAGTCTAACTGCCTTGGTAACGATTCTGGATCGAATCTTTACCCGTCAGTTGTTTCCTTGCGCCTCCTTGGGTCTGGTTTGTTTTACGGCTGACAGAGAGTTGAGGAAGATCATTGACCTGAAACACCTCATGCTCACACAAAGAGGTGCTGCAGGTAGCAAAGGTCACCCTGACCCTAAAACATTCAAcacttaaataaacaaaccacacaTGGCGGCGCCAGGTCTTATCGGGTAACCTTTCCCAGTGCATTGTACTTCCATAACACCTCACCCTTGCATAGACAAGAACATGACCTCTAAGATGATAAATAGTGGGGTATCTTTTTGCCCAATTTTTCGGTTTGTCGTGAGCAGCCATGCAATGTTCTAGCGAGAAAAGGCCTTCGGTGAGAGGCTTGATTCCCTTTCTACAGTAAGTCTCCCAGTGAAATGTTCAGCCCTGAGCACACATACCGTTCTCTTTAAAACGCTAACAGGAAATTAGAAAAGTGTGTGCTGTATGATTCATGCTACTGTTAATCATACAACAGAGACACGTCTGAGAATAACTCTTCAACAGAGTCATTTCATCCCTCAAATGTGTCTCTCACTCGACAACTTATTTGCAATTCACACATCTGAAAATATGAATACTTCCCCTTCAGCTGTATGTGTGGTGCTTGTGTTTGCCGAGCGACGCTGTCCTCATCAGATAGGCCAACAAAACTGACTTATGTGTTAGTATTCGTACTAATCTATTATCTGCACATACCTCATGTGCTGGGCGGATAAACAACGTATTTATTTTTCCGTTGGTATGTGACGGAAACACAAACTCAGTTTCCCTGGTGTCCACTTGTCGTCCCTCTCAGCTCTTTGTGCGTCAGTTTTGAGGGTTGATCTTATTCAATGAGCCAGCTTGGTTTATTAAACATCCTGATTCCTGGAAagtagagagagaagaagcaaggagaacatgcaaactaaTGCTTTTCATAGACTCCCATCAGCACACCATGTACCCACATGCAGTCCTAATGGGCCAGTGTACTCACTGAGTAATTACTATGGGAGATATAGAAATATGCATAACAGTTCAGGCTGGGGGAGCAAGCCTGAACTTGAGCAAACTAAGGAGTCCAttaatccttttttaaattctattAAGAATTGAACCACAGCTGGATAGGAGTCTAGCAGAGTTCCAGAGACTACGATTGTAAGGCTTTGGAGACCCAGAGCGAAAAGCTCTTACTTGACTAAATTAATTTGCCAGGAAATTTCTTTTGCTCTCCACAGTTTAATCAATTCACAGCCTTAGGCAGCTTTCACTTGGTAGCAAACAAAGACAGGTTGAGTTATGTGAGGCCTGTAGGAAGAGGTATTCTTTGCACCGCCATCTATAGGGGCTGTTTCATCAGCTcaaacagggaggaggaggatcccAAATGGAATCTGGCTGAGCTGCACATGCCTCAATGATGttatcaataaaaagaaaaaaaaagaacgtgaTAAAAGTGTCCTTTCCACGGATGTGAAAGGAGATGCAGGGGGAGCTACGTGCCACCGGCTGCACACGGCTCCGTGTGCTGATTTGGATCAGCGCTCCCCAGGAAGGTTTGGAATGAGGACAAATGATAAAGTGGATTTAGCGTGAACAGTTCGTGCCTTACACCTGTTTCCGAGTTCAAGGCCTCCCAGGCCCCCTTCCTAAATGACCAGCGCCGGTCTAATGTTGCCTCAGTGTCCACACTCACAGCAGCGCAAATGCTCCTCGGTAATCTAGACATACAGAATGTGCCAGTCTTCTCTATTAGGGTCAAAAGGTTAGCAAGGAGGACACGGGTCACAGTGCAAACGGGAGGTCATGTTTGAGCTCAGCTCGAGGGGAGGAGCCTCAGCTTCTGTCACACGCACCTAAACATGAGACAATaacaaggagagagggagatacGGTTAGGCGAGAACCTGCCACACAAGCACGGGCATATGTATATGTGGCTCAGGAATGAATCTGGTCTCCTTAGTTACAGTATTATGAAACAACCCCGTGATCACATTCTTTCTCACCCTGACACCTCACACCCATCACTCTCACTCCCGTATCAACCGCCTCGTCTGTTATGCCAACTGCTCCATAACTACTTCCCTTTATTACAAGACCAGTTTACCTGCTTGTCTATGTCACTTTACCGCAACATTATGCACAGATCCACTACCgaagctgccttttttttttttttttttttgtctgtctctcactgATCTGGGCTGCTTTTCAGTCTCTCACAGCCTTGGATCTGAAAAAAGAGTGAAACAAAACGCCTCAGACACCCCAACCTGTATCTGGCTTAGTATCTCCATGGCAGCATGAGCTGCCCCCCGAAACGGCCCACCACGCTCCACCGCACTCCAAAAAGGACTGAGGGAGTGCTTGAGGGAGCGCGCTGCTTTGAGAAACGAGGAGAGCTCAGGAATGAACAAAACCAGAGGTTAAATCACTTATCATTGCCGTGCTCACATTTGGTTTCTGGGTAAGTTTCCTTAACTCTTTGTGGAGTCTGGtgtaatttagaaaaaatacatATGAAAGGTAATAGCTGGGTGCTGAATGACTTGCTAAACTCACGCTGCATGCGAGTAGCGAGAGAGACAAAccagagggaaataaaagaGCACTGAAGAGattaaaaacattcaacattcattttattggtttggttttttttgaGTACAGTGGTTATTTTTGCCTTTCTGGCATtcacagacaaaacaaacaaataccagTAACTGGCAACACATAAAATATAGCTTTCTGATAATATCTGTGGCTCAGTCTAGTAGTTACAACAGATACAATAATAACTCTTCGTACCTGATTGACTCAAACGTAAATACAAACACTTAATAAACAAGTAAAAACGGTCCAAAACTGGAACTAATACTTTTGAATTGAATTCTGTGTGGTTTATAAAATGACATGGCTATTTACATTCAATTTGAATAATTATCATTAAAAAGTAGCAAAAACAAACATAGCGTATGAGTCTTACATGAACAAAAACACTGATTATTCAAACTTGTGATAAAATACATAACATTGATTATAATGAGAAGGTTCCATTATGTATGTTCAAGTGCTATTAATAGAAATGCACAGGAGGGCCGCCACATCGGCGCTCCTGTCAGAGTGGCATAAATCAAGGTGCAGCTTAGAGATTGGAGTCCGGggacaaaggtcaaaggttacaaAATTCAGTCAAACCTCCACCTCTAAGACACAGTCAAAGTGGTTAGTACATAAAGATGGTAGTGGTGAGGAAGGGAAGTTACTTGGTCATGTTCCTAACCATTACTACCTTGGTTACACAAAAAGAAGGATAACGCTgtattcctgtttttttcttgcttaCGTTCAGGTTATTGTTGTAGCGCTGGAGGGCAGTTCGATTCTGAAGGTACAGGTGGTTTGAAATTGAAGCCAGTGTTCCATATCACGTCTTTCCGTCTGAGGCCGAATGATGATCAGTTCACAGCTGCTGATGTTTTCCCCGATGAACacaacatcaaaaacaaaaagaggaggcTGGCGTTTTCTCCTCTGTCCCTGCAGCTCACTTCCTGCACTGACCCGAATGCCTCCACCACCAGCATCCAAAACTATCAACATTAGCAGCTTCTAAAAAATCCTCTTtaaaaatagaattttttttattttattttctcatatataaaaaaatatctgTAATATTACTACGCAGTTCTTTTCACTGGACGGGTTTGACTTACAGTCAAATGTGCTTCTTGTATTTTTCACATGTGTAAGTGTGTTAACATCAGGTTACCGTGTggatgcgtgtgtgtcagtatgCCCCGAAAGTGCGAGCAATGTGTTAGATTGTACTTTTTAATCCCAGATTCACGTTCTTAGAGAGCTTCTATCTACCAGATTCCCTCCCTGACTCTGAAGTCTATCTTCTCTTATCTTCCCACTTGTGGAATGATTGCGTGTGCCTGCTAACAGACGGTTTGCTGGCTGGACAGTGGACTCTCCAGGGACAAGCTTGTCGGGGACATGTCTTGACGGGCGCAGGGCTTAAACATGGAGGAGATGTAGAAGGCCTGCAGGCACAGACGCAAAACATGTCAGCAAACATACACAGACCGCACACGCTGTCAATCGTCCCCTGGTTCTAAACAGCACAGGGGATCAGAGGGAGAATAatagggagggagagacggaccaTTGTTTACGTTAACTCGGTCAAAAGAGAGCAAACGGACACAAATCCCGTGAAGACAAAGATAAACTGTTATCGAAGACTGTTTGGACAGCAGCGAAATGTTTGACGTACCACCCAGTATGCGGTGAGGCCTCCTTGGATGAAGCCCGTGAGGACGTCGGTGGGGTGGTGGCGGTAGTCGGAGATGCGGCTCAGGCCCGTGTAGATGGCGATCATCAATAAGAGGAACTGTATGAGTGGCCGCAGCAACCGAGCTCCTCGCCACGAAAACCTCGCCTGCAGGTAGAACTACAGAGCGGGACAAATGCTGTTATTTTGTCGTCGGTGACTTTCGAGTTGCTGcagaaaaaaaggcaacacGAGCATTTGGGTATTTGTGTGTTATTGCATGAACTGATCACGAGTTCTTTAAACGCTGGCAGAGGCCTTTAAGTGAAACGCCTGCTTCCTAGAAGGAAAAGGGAGCTTGGCGCAAGTCCATTAACACTATCCAAACccatttccttcttttgttCATCCTCATCTCCTGCCTCAGTGCCGCAGAACACAGAATTGATGCCTGTGTCTGTAAAAATGGGGTCACAGGGCAAGCCGGGTGCAGATGTAGGACTCGCATTATGAAGAGGCTGGAGGTCTGTCTGGCGCATGTGGCCTACATTCCTGTGAGGAGGCCGACTGTAACCTGGTCcttctccctcgctccctccctccctccctctctctttcctatTCCAAATGAGAGCAGGTGTCACTCTTGCTGCCATAGACAGGAGCAGCTGGCCATGGTCGGGTTGGCATGTGGCTACAGGTCTCACACAATCTCTCCAGTTCGTCTGCAGTCTAGTAAACTTgcaggctgtgtgtttgtggctgcagtgtgtgtgtgtgtgtgtgtgtgtgtgtgtgtgtgtgtgtgtgtgtgtgttgtgatgtggACAGGAACCGGATGAACAGGGCTAACCCCAAACACTTGTTTTTTACTTCACTACTTTATCCTTGTACTCTTACTCAGTCCCCCCCGTCTCATCCTCGCTTGTCTCTTTCTGTTGACCTTATTGTAcacaagtttatttttaattttgtacAACAGCAGCCTCTCTGAATTTAATGGATTTTTGGTCACACAGCACAATAAATTAGCTGTAATGTTGGGACTAATACGGGGTAATGCACGAGGAATGTGCACATTTTAGGGTTACTAATGTACTTTTGTCTCCATCTAACTGTCATCTCTCTCCCACACTGTGCCCATGACTACTGGGCAGTGcagtgtgagagaaagaaagatgaagagatttggggtggggggggttgagagggTGTCTCTTACTGAAAGAAGCCTGTCGATCTCTCAGCAGGCGTATTCATCCCTCCTCTAAATGAGACCCACAACAAGGCCTCCTCTGTCTGCGCAGCCTCTTCATCTATTCATGTTCCCCGTGGAAAAAACattctccctcactctctcacccctcccgcctcccctcctcccccctctcccttccactCCCGGCTTTCTGTGTCTCACGAGCTCTTTCAGCCCGAAGCAGGATGCCTTTGGAGAATTGCTGCTCTCAAAGATCGCCTCCCGTCCGATCAGGAAGTGTGAATATATTTAACAGCACATGTGTTTGCGCATGTTTAATTAGCTTATCTCGTTAATAAGTGCACAGTGTTCCTGTTCTCAAGCTATTGTCCGTCATAAGGGAAATCCCAGATGTGCAGGTCACATTGCAGAtacgtattgtgtgtgtgtgacttacTGCCAAGTAGAGCATGGTGTACATTGCAAAGGAAGCATGGCCGGAAAAGAAAGACTTCCTGAAATATAAAGatcaataaaaaatgtcaatgGTTACAAATTAACTGCTTGACTCAAATTAATGTATACCCCTTCCCTCGGTCAACAAAGTTGAAAGAgtataaaaatgcacaaaaacacaccttgCTTCATCCACCATCTTCTCCTCAGCCTGCCTGCAGGGGGCGTGGGACACGTAGCTGCCCTGAGTGCAGTTGATGGACGCATAGGTGATGTTACAGACAAACAGGAAGTTGGGTCGCAGGCGCCCCACACTCAGCTTGGCCATGTTGGTGAGGGACTGACCCACACAGCAACCAAACAGGAAGCTCCCCAGCTCCTTGTACAGGCACGACACATAGCAGTTGCGGACAAAGGCCCGCGAGTAAACACCTCGGTAGCGCACCCGGTAGCATTCGCCCAGAGCGATCTGGGGAAGGAAATCAGACGAGAGAaattagaaggaaaaaaaactaatactGGACAGCCTACTTGTTTTTTGCAGTCTTACCGTAACCCCAGTGATGGCTATCCCCCCAGCGATGAGCAGGACGTCGGGGATGGCCTCTTTCGGCTCGTAGGGGTAGGTGATGCTGGGGTCTCCGCAGAAGAAGCCTCGCTTGTACGGAGTCACGGCCTTCAACTCGCACGCAAAGAATGGGATGGAGGCTGATGGGATGCGGGAGGGCAGGGCAGgaaggacaaaaacacaaaacaaaagatggCGAGCATGAATGTCTGCGTGCATGAATGTCTGCGAGCATGAATGTCTGCGCGGCGATGATCCCGGAGATAGCGTCAACGAGGCGGCCTCAAAGGGGGAATCAGGGGAGCAGCTTTAAAGGACATCCGTCATCTGGTGACATGGTTTCCAgattccccgggggggggggggggggtggaagcgTTCCTCAAATAGCTCCTTCCATCCG of Gasterosteus aculeatus chromosome 11, fGasAcu3.hap1.1, whole genome shotgun sequence contains these proteins:
- the ppap2d gene encoding phosphatidic acid phosphatase type 2D, translated to MQKFNSPGTHGNTLPRDAELQLRLADGGGAGDGMENGGGKHFLSKAEEESSFCTKRKMLVGLDLICLFVASIPFFACELKAVTPYKRGFFCGDPSITYPYEPKEAIPDVLLIAGGIAITGVTIALGECYRVRYRGVYSRAFVRNCYVSCLYKELGSFLFGCCVGQSLTNMAKLSVGRLRPNFLFVCNITYASINCTQGSYVSHAPCRQAEEKMVDEARKSFFSGHASFAMYTMLYLAFYLQARFSWRGARLLRPLIQFLLLMIAIYTGLSRISDYRHHPTDVLTGFIQGGLTAYWVAFYISSMFKPCARQDMSPTSLSLESPLSSQQTVC